In the Paraburkholderia acidisoli genome, one interval contains:
- a CDS encoding catalase: MSKLTTAFGAPVVDNQNTQTAGPRGPALLQDVWFLEKLAYFDREVIPERRMHAKGSGAFGTFKVTHDVTPYTRAKIFSEIGKETEMFARFSTVAGERGAADAERDIRGFALKFYTEEGNWDLVGNNTPVFFLRDPLKFPDLNHAIKRDPRTGLRDANSNWDFFTQLPEAFHQVTIVMSDRGIPRSFRHMHGFGSHTFSLINANNERFWVKFHMKTQQGIANMTDEEACSVISTDRESHHRDLYEAIERKEFPRWTMYFQIMPEKDAATYRVNPFDLTKVWSKKDYPLVEVGYFELNRNAENWFADVEQAAFNPANVVPGISFSPDKMLQGRLFSYGDAQRYRLTVNHHQIPVNAPKAATHYNSYHRDGYCRVDGNRGGTASYNPNTKGAWLDQPDFSEPPLAIEGQAAHWDHRVDDDYFSQAGDLFRLMSDGQKQSLFDNTARAMQGVSLPVRNLHIEHCMKADPAYGAGVLAAFETLDRNNPPNVL; the protein is encoded by the coding sequence GTGAGCAAACTGACCACGGCATTCGGTGCCCCGGTAGTCGACAATCAGAACACGCAAACGGCCGGCCCCCGCGGTCCGGCTCTGCTACAAGACGTCTGGTTTCTGGAGAAGCTGGCTTATTTCGACCGCGAAGTCATCCCTGAACGCCGTATGCACGCAAAGGGTTCCGGTGCGTTCGGCACGTTCAAGGTAACGCACGATGTGACGCCCTACACTCGGGCCAAAATTTTCTCCGAAATCGGCAAAGAGACCGAGATGTTCGCGCGCTTCTCGACCGTGGCCGGCGAGCGCGGCGCCGCGGACGCCGAGCGCGATATCCGCGGCTTCGCGCTCAAGTTTTATACCGAAGAAGGCAACTGGGATCTAGTAGGCAACAACACTCCGGTCTTCTTTCTGCGCGACCCGCTCAAGTTCCCCGATTTGAATCACGCCATCAAGCGCGATCCGCGAACCGGGTTACGCGACGCCAACAGCAACTGGGACTTTTTCACGCAACTGCCGGAAGCGTTCCATCAAGTGACCATCGTCATGAGCGACCGTGGCATCCCGCGCTCCTTCCGGCACATGCACGGCTTCGGCAGCCATACGTTCAGCCTCATCAACGCGAACAACGAGCGATTCTGGGTCAAGTTCCACATGAAGACCCAGCAAGGGATCGCCAACATGACGGATGAAGAAGCGTGCTCCGTCATCAGCACCGACCGCGAAAGTCACCACCGTGACCTCTACGAAGCGATCGAGCGCAAGGAATTCCCGCGCTGGACGATGTACTTCCAGATCATGCCCGAGAAGGACGCGGCCACCTACCGCGTGAATCCGTTCGACCTGACCAAGGTGTGGTCCAAGAAAGACTACCCGCTCGTGGAAGTGGGTTATTTCGAACTCAACCGCAATGCCGAGAACTGGTTTGCCGACGTCGAGCAGGCCGCGTTCAATCCCGCCAACGTGGTTCCCGGCATCAGCTTCTCGCCGGACAAAATGCTGCAGGGGCGGCTGTTCTCGTATGGCGACGCCCAGCGTTACCGCCTGACCGTGAATCACCATCAGATTCCGGTCAACGCACCGAAAGCCGCCACGCACTACAACAGTTACCACCGCGATGGTTATTGCCGCGTGGATGGGAATCGGGGCGGCACGGCTTCGTACAACCCGAACACCAAAGGCGCCTGGCTCGATCAACCCGACTTCAGCGAACCGCCGCTGGCGATCGAAGGTCAGGCGGCGCATTGGGATCATCGCGTGGATGACGACTACTTCAGCCAGGCGGGCGATCTCTTCCGGCTGATGTCCGATGGCCAGAAGCAGAGCCTGTTCGACAATACGGCGCGTGCCATGCAGGGCGTTTCGCTGCCTGTGCGCAACCTGCATATCGAACACTGCATGAAGGCCGATCCCGCGTATGGCGCCGGTGTACTCGCGGCATTCGAAACGCTCGACCGGAACAATCCGCCGAACGTGTTGTAA
- a CDS encoding aminotransferase class V-fold PLP-dependent enzyme produces MSTTRRHFLKCGSLSIAAAFGAPAGAFASSEAAPDSVSLSRALPARAVFPGVAGKIYLNSAAQHPWGLPAQKAAQHYTSEKLQGEDVFADAAARFARLVNADADCVTYAPSTSMGEYLVTRALGLPEAGGRVVTDALHFVGSFYLYEQYRQQGLDVVTIPMDASYRITMEAMDKAIVPGTKLVAMSHVSLYNGFTHDLKAVCDLAHSRGALVYVDLIQSAGAMPVDLRAAGVDFAACGTYKWLMGDFGFAFLYVRKDLLPRLKRPWYGYFQTNNFAAPELHAYPLDAPGAQPYVSSQKQTVGGYFSGALPALGPMCICASSLEWLESVGVGAIEAHRQPMLAALQKGLRSRGFQVVTPPESRSPIVTFAYRNAAQLEPRLKAAGIEITLRANHARISPSVFNDIADIDAFLAAVGSP; encoded by the coding sequence ATGAGTACGACTCGCAGACACTTCCTGAAATGCGGCAGCCTGTCGATTGCGGCGGCATTCGGCGCGCCGGCCGGCGCCTTCGCTTCTTCGGAGGCGGCACCGGACAGTGTGTCCTTGAGCCGCGCCTTGCCGGCGCGAGCGGTCTTTCCCGGCGTGGCGGGGAAAATCTATCTGAACTCGGCGGCGCAGCATCCGTGGGGACTGCCGGCGCAAAAGGCGGCGCAGCATTACACGAGCGAGAAGCTCCAGGGCGAAGACGTGTTCGCGGACGCCGCGGCAAGATTCGCGCGCCTCGTCAATGCCGACGCCGACTGCGTGACGTATGCGCCATCCACCTCGATGGGCGAGTATCTGGTGACGCGTGCGCTGGGTCTGCCCGAAGCGGGCGGCCGCGTCGTGACCGACGCGTTGCATTTCGTCGGCTCGTTCTACCTGTACGAGCAGTATCGGCAGCAAGGCCTCGACGTCGTGACGATTCCGATGGACGCGTCGTACCGCATCACGATGGAAGCGATGGACAAGGCCATCGTGCCGGGCACGAAGCTGGTCGCCATGTCGCACGTGTCGCTGTACAACGGCTTCACGCACGATCTCAAGGCCGTGTGCGATCTGGCGCATTCGCGCGGCGCGCTGGTGTATGTCGACCTGATTCAGTCGGCCGGTGCGATGCCCGTCGATCTGCGCGCGGCCGGTGTGGATTTCGCGGCATGCGGCACGTACAAATGGCTTATGGGCGACTTCGGCTTTGCGTTTCTCTATGTCCGCAAGGATCTGCTGCCGCGACTGAAGCGGCCCTGGTATGGCTACTTCCAGACCAACAATTTCGCCGCGCCCGAACTGCACGCCTATCCGCTCGACGCGCCCGGCGCGCAACCGTATGTCAGCTCGCAAAAGCAGACCGTGGGCGGCTATTTCAGCGGCGCGCTGCCCGCACTCGGGCCGATGTGCATTTGCGCGTCGTCGCTCGAATGGCTCGAGTCGGTGGGCGTGGGCGCGATCGAGGCGCACCGGCAGCCCATGTTGGCCGCGCTGCAAAAAGGACTCCGCAGCCGAGGCTTCCAGGTCGTCACGCCGCCGGAATCGCGCTCACCCATCGTGACCTTCGCCTACCGGAACGCGGCGCAACTCGAGCCGCGTTTGAAAGCGGCTGGCATCGAGATTACCTTGCGCGCGAATCACGCGCGCATCTCGCCCTCGGTATTCAACGATATCGCGGACATCGACGCGTTTCTCGCCGCTGTGGGCTCGCCATAG
- a CDS encoding CidA/LrgA family protein: MASPTQPKSAFAALPPRQFAQAAALTGAFLLLSVAMQSAHIALNPALTGFVILLVALAFRLIPLHAVEGGARLIIAQSALFLVPAVVAVARQSHVLKADWAPLLAILVGGTVVSSAATAFAVEVVARRLVQES, from the coding sequence ATGGCCAGCCCAACCCAGCCGAAAAGCGCCTTTGCCGCGCTTCCGCCCCGCCAGTTCGCCCAGGCGGCCGCGCTCACCGGCGCGTTCCTGCTGCTCTCCGTTGCCATGCAGTCGGCGCACATTGCGCTGAATCCGGCGCTCACGGGCTTCGTCATCCTGCTTGTCGCGCTGGCGTTCCGGCTGATTCCGCTGCATGCCGTCGAAGGCGGCGCGCGGCTCATCATCGCGCAAAGCGCCCTCTTTCTCGTGCCGGCCGTGGTCGCCGTCGCGCGGCAAAGCCACGTACTGAAGGCCGACTGGGCACCGCTTCTCGCGATTCTGGTGGGCGGCACGGTCGTCTCCAGCGCGGCCACCGCCTTCGCGGTCGAAGTGGTCGCGCGGCGTCTCGTGCAGGAATCCTGA
- a CDS encoding RidA family protein codes for MTVLNRLAELNLTLPEAPKPAATYVTVRREGDLVYVSGQGPMVGADPVVTGRVGESVTEQQGYDAARLAVLNALAALHDAIGLERIARIVRLTGWVSSANDFYRQHRVVDGASDLLVSLFGENGLHTRCALGVNVLPFNIPVEIELTAAIAP; via the coding sequence ATGACCGTATTGAACCGACTTGCCGAACTCAATCTCACGCTGCCCGAAGCGCCCAAACCGGCCGCGACCTATGTGACGGTGCGTCGCGAAGGCGATCTCGTCTACGTGTCCGGACAAGGACCGATGGTCGGCGCCGATCCGGTCGTGACCGGGCGCGTGGGCGAGAGCGTGACCGAGCAGCAAGGCTACGACGCCGCGCGGCTCGCCGTGCTCAACGCGCTCGCCGCGCTGCACGACGCGATCGGCCTCGAGCGCATTGCCCGCATCGTGCGGCTCACCGGCTGGGTCAGCAGCGCCAATGACTTCTATCGGCAGCATCGCGTGGTGGACGGCGCTTCCGACCTGCTGGTCAGTCTCTTCGGCGAGAACGGCCTCCATACGCGCTGCGCACTGGGCGTGAACGTGCTGCCGTTCAACATTCCCGTGGAAATCGAATTGACCGCGGCGATCGCCCCGTAA
- a CDS encoding HD domain-containing protein, whose product MSNDIGGVKVPDSALAKQVTEFVRETVTPLLFNHSARVYYWGALAGRDRGLKFDPELLYAGAMFHDVGLMKDYSSDTERFEVDGANAARNFLTSHGIAQQEIDTVWTAIALHTTPGIPVHMHPVIALVTAGVEMDVLGLTYDQYKAIERDAVVAAYPRSPKFKEDIIEAFYNGIKHKPDTTFGNVKADVIADKDPHFHRGNFCSVIRCSHWPA is encoded by the coding sequence ATGTCGAACGATATTGGCGGCGTCAAGGTACCGGACAGCGCCCTCGCAAAACAGGTTACCGAGTTCGTGCGCGAAACGGTCACGCCGTTGCTGTTCAACCATTCGGCACGGGTTTATTACTGGGGTGCGCTCGCGGGCCGCGATCGAGGCCTCAAGTTCGATCCGGAACTGCTGTACGCGGGCGCCATGTTTCATGACGTCGGTCTGATGAAGGACTACAGCAGCGACACGGAACGCTTCGAGGTGGATGGCGCCAACGCGGCCCGCAACTTCCTGACCAGCCACGGCATCGCGCAACAGGAGATCGACACCGTATGGACCGCGATCGCGCTTCACACCACCCCCGGCATTCCGGTTCACATGCATCCGGTAATCGCGCTCGTCACGGCCGGCGTGGAGATGGACGTTCTCGGTCTGACCTACGACCAGTACAAGGCGATCGAGCGCGATGCGGTCGTGGCAGCGTACCCGCGAAGCCCTAAGTTCAAGGAAGACATCATCGAGGCCTTCTACAACGGCATCAAACATAAGCCCGACACGACCTTCGGCAACGTGAAGGCGGATGTGATCGCCGACAAGGACCCGCACTTTCATCGCGGCAATTTCTGCAGCGTGATTCGCTGTTCGCACTGGCCGGCATGA
- a CDS encoding helix-turn-helix domain-containing protein: protein MKTAPKVVTTDVVAPGERLDFWQAQIGSLLTHIECSSSERHTFSGLVKAHQSQPASLLEIDTATHAIARARPKISQVGEEQIFICIQVEGEAQVEQDSRFNVLKPGDITLLDTSRSFRAHFPGALLQHVIQVPRALVRKQIGAVENFTATIVPAQSTVGQLTRDFIGGLVRNFDKLDAVIAQRLTEQATEMALMAFMSSLGATGGAAPGSPSVGKTVLAHRGRAFIEQNLRHATLQPVMVAEHLGISKRYLNAIFAVHGQSVERFIWDRRLAKCARDLKDPNQSSRAIGDIAFSWGFHSLTHFSQAFKAKFGESPRAFRKTQIPASSTEMGRIAEV from the coding sequence GTGAAGACTGCCCCGAAAGTTGTCACCACCGACGTCGTCGCGCCAGGCGAAAGGCTGGACTTCTGGCAGGCCCAGATCGGCAGTCTGCTGACGCATATCGAATGCTCCAGCAGCGAACGCCACACGTTTTCAGGTCTGGTCAAAGCGCACCAGTCTCAACCGGCGAGCCTCCTGGAGATCGACACGGCCACGCACGCCATTGCCCGTGCGAGACCCAAGATCAGTCAGGTCGGCGAAGAGCAGATATTCATCTGCATTCAGGTTGAAGGCGAGGCTCAGGTTGAGCAGGACAGCCGCTTCAATGTCCTGAAACCCGGTGACATCACGTTGCTCGACACGTCGAGATCGTTCCGCGCGCACTTTCCGGGCGCGTTGCTTCAACACGTGATTCAGGTTCCTCGCGCGCTAGTGCGCAAGCAGATCGGTGCCGTGGAAAACTTCACGGCCACCATCGTTCCGGCGCAGAGCACCGTTGGCCAGCTCACCCGGGATTTCATTGGCGGGCTCGTGCGAAATTTCGACAAGCTCGACGCCGTCATTGCGCAACGGCTAACGGAACAGGCCACGGAGATGGCCCTGATGGCATTCATGTCCAGCCTCGGCGCAACCGGGGGCGCTGCCCCGGGATCGCCGTCGGTCGGCAAAACCGTGTTGGCGCATCGTGGCCGCGCGTTCATCGAACAGAATCTGCGTCATGCCACCCTGCAGCCCGTGATGGTTGCGGAACATCTCGGCATCTCGAAGCGATACCTGAACGCGATATTCGCGGTTCATGGGCAATCGGTCGAGCGCTTTATATGGGACCGAAGACTGGCGAAGTGCGCGCGCGATCTCAAAGACCCGAATCAAAGCAGTCGCGCGATCGGCGATATTGCTTTTTCGTGGGGATTTCATAGCCTGACTCACTTTAGCCAGGCCTTCAAAGCGAAGTTCGGTGAGAGCCCGCGCGCATTTCGCAAAACCCAGATACCGGCCTCAAGCACTGAAATGGGGCGCATCGCTGAAGTTTGA
- a CDS encoding Lrp/AsnC family transcriptional regulator — protein sequence MELDHFDRKILAILQVDASVSMSTLGERVGLSQSQAWRRVEKMEREGVILRRVAVLDRAKLGLSVQMFTQIKLNKHSERAGERFVAAVAHFPEVTEIHTVLGDVDFLLRIVTTDLDAYKKLLADRLSTLSMVQDVHTLISLSDEAIHRGLPVSLVL from the coding sequence ATGGAACTCGACCACTTCGACAGAAAGATTCTCGCAATTCTTCAGGTCGATGCCAGCGTCTCGATGAGCACGCTCGGCGAGCGCGTCGGCCTGTCGCAGTCGCAGGCGTGGCGGCGCGTGGAAAAAATGGAACGCGAGGGCGTGATTCTGCGGCGCGTGGCCGTGCTCGACCGCGCGAAGCTGGGCTTGAGCGTGCAGATGTTCACGCAGATCAAGCTCAACAAACACAGCGAGCGGGCCGGCGAGCGCTTCGTGGCGGCGGTCGCTCACTTTCCCGAAGTCACGGAAATCCATACGGTGCTCGGCGACGTCGATTTTCTCCTGCGCATCGTGACCACGGATCTCGACGCCTACAAGAAGCTGCTCGCGGACCGGCTCTCCACGCTGTCCATGGTGCAGGACGTCCATACGCTCATCAGCTTGTCCGACGAAGCGATCCATCGCGGACTGCCCGTGTCGCTCGTGCTCTAG
- a CDS encoding UxaA family hydrolase has translation MLHEGKDTVGVAVVEGIKAGTQLNAWIMDEDEVVTVAAKQDIPIGHKVALKDMAVGDTVYKYGVDIGKVVAPIQAGEHAHVHNIKTKRW, from the coding sequence GTGCTGCACGAGGGCAAGGACACGGTTGGCGTCGCGGTGGTGGAGGGGATCAAGGCAGGCACGCAGTTGAACGCGTGGATCATGGACGAAGACGAAGTGGTAACGGTCGCGGCGAAGCAGGACATTCCCATCGGTCACAAGGTGGCGCTCAAGGACATGGCCGTGGGCGACACGGTCTACAAGTACGGCGTGGATATCGGCAAGGTCGTGGCGCCCATTCAGGCCGGCGAGCACGCTCACGTGCACAACATCAAGACGAAGCGCTGGTAA
- a CDS encoding MarR family winged helix-turn-helix transcriptional regulator has translation MKGTLPEDFLRHYGLYLRLRKITRCVSSDIDTALAHVASDYDQMSLLVALSNKEGRFASELAKVLDRAPASVTRTLDKLVEQSLVVRSRRRIDRRKVELRLTNLGDESVHHLCGQIAPLLQSRF, from the coding sequence ATGAAAGGAACGCTCCCCGAGGATTTTCTACGCCACTACGGCCTCTATTTGCGGCTGAGAAAAATTACCCGCTGCGTATCGTCGGACATCGATACTGCCTTGGCGCACGTGGCATCGGACTACGATCAGATGTCCCTTCTTGTCGCCTTGTCGAACAAGGAAGGGCGCTTCGCTTCCGAGCTAGCCAAGGTTCTGGATAGGGCGCCCGCGTCGGTGACACGAACGTTGGACAAGCTCGTCGAGCAGTCTCTGGTCGTGCGCTCCCGGCGCAGAATCGATCGGCGCAAGGTGGAACTTCGACTCACGAATCTCGGCGACGAGTCCGTCCATCATTTATGCGGTCAGATTGCACCATTGTTGCAGTCGCGATTCTAG
- a CDS encoding GlxA family transcriptional regulator, producing the protein MRSVSVGIVLFPGFQLLDVAGPKDAFAEVDMLSKGGSRYEIVTVGTTHGSIRSSSGLAVTPERTIFDPCPHFDTVIVPGGLGIFPLLEDKAFCAWLVARRAASRRLAAVCNGAFAFGAAGLLEDRTVTTHWMDAPRLAAMFPRTTVQRDKIFVKDEGLYTTAGVSAGVDLAIAMIEEDFGRSVALAVAKYLIVYVQRSGDQSQFSPLLEAPTAAESPMHRLQTYMLENLTENHTMESLADEANMSARNLSRVFARECGVSVMAYLADARIDAARQLLEATDAPLTEVARRCGFDGSEALRQAFNRRLKISPLEYRSRFQSSEPVAGTPG; encoded by the coding sequence ATGCGAAGCGTTTCCGTTGGAATCGTGCTCTTTCCCGGCTTTCAGTTACTCGACGTTGCGGGCCCCAAAGACGCCTTTGCCGAAGTCGACATGCTCAGCAAGGGCGGGTCGCGCTATGAAATCGTCACGGTGGGCACGACACACGGCAGCATCCGCTCTTCGAGCGGACTTGCCGTGACCCCGGAACGAACCATTTTCGATCCGTGCCCTCACTTCGACACGGTGATCGTGCCGGGCGGTCTGGGCATCTTCCCGTTGCTGGAAGACAAGGCGTTTTGCGCCTGGCTCGTCGCCCGGCGAGCGGCGAGCCGGCGTCTCGCGGCGGTCTGCAACGGGGCATTCGCGTTCGGCGCGGCCGGTCTCCTCGAAGATCGAACCGTCACCACTCACTGGATGGATGCGCCGCGACTGGCCGCCATGTTTCCGCGCACGACGGTGCAGCGCGACAAGATCTTCGTCAAGGACGAGGGACTCTATACGACAGCAGGCGTCAGCGCGGGTGTCGATCTCGCGATTGCCATGATCGAAGAGGATTTCGGACGATCGGTTGCGCTCGCGGTCGCCAAATATCTGATCGTCTACGTTCAGCGCTCGGGCGATCAGTCCCAGTTCAGTCCGTTGCTCGAGGCGCCCACTGCCGCCGAAAGTCCGATGCATCGGCTCCAGACCTACATGCTGGAAAACCTGACCGAGAACCACACGATGGAGAGCCTCGCCGACGAGGCGAACATGAGTGCGCGCAATCTGTCGCGAGTATTCGCGCGCGAGTGCGGCGTCAGCGTGATGGCTTACCTTGCCGACGCCAGGATCGACGCCGCCAGACAGTTGCTCGAAGCCACGGACGCGCCGCTCACCGAAGTCGCCCGACGTTGTGGATTCGACGGTTCGGAAGCGTTGCGGCAAGCCTTCAACCGACGGCTGAAGATCAGTCCACTGGAATATCGGAGCCGCTTTCAATCGAGCGAGCCGGTCGCGGGCACGCCAGGCTAG
- a CDS encoding UxaA family hydrolase, with protein MSVIDQNTLFRGYRRTNGRVGVRNHVIILPVDDLSNAAAQAVEHNIKGTMALPHPYGRLQFGADLDLHFRTLIGAGCNPNVAGVIVIGIEEGWTKRVVDGIAKSGKPVMGFGIELHGDHDTILRASKAAKEMVQWATTLEREECPISELWVSTKCGESDTTSGCGANPTVGNAFDKLYGLGTTLVFGETSELTGGEQIVAARCANDQVRERFQFMFDRYQDMINRWKTDDLSESQPTKGNIAGGLTTIEEKALGNIQKIGKKCRVDGVLDKAEEPTHAGLWFMDSSSAAAEMVTLCAASGFAVHFFPTGQGNVIGNPIVPVIKICANPRTVRTMSEHVDVDVSGLLQREQNLDQAGDKLLESMLATANGRWTAAETLGHREFVLTRLFESA; from the coding sequence ATGAGCGTGATCGACCAGAACACTCTTTTCCGCGGCTATCGCCGCACGAACGGCCGCGTCGGCGTGCGTAACCACGTCATCATCCTGCCCGTCGACGACCTGTCGAATGCCGCCGCGCAGGCGGTCGAGCACAACATCAAGGGCACCATGGCCCTGCCGCATCCGTACGGGCGCCTGCAGTTCGGCGCGGACCTCGACCTGCATTTCCGCACGCTGATCGGCGCGGGTTGCAACCCGAACGTCGCGGGCGTGATCGTGATCGGCATCGAGGAAGGCTGGACCAAGCGCGTGGTGGACGGCATTGCGAAATCCGGCAAACCGGTCATGGGATTCGGCATCGAGCTGCACGGTGACCACGACACGATCCTGCGCGCCTCCAAGGCGGCCAAGGAAATGGTGCAATGGGCCACCACGCTGGAGCGCGAGGAATGCCCGATCTCCGAGCTGTGGGTGTCGACCAAATGCGGCGAGTCGGATACGACCTCGGGCTGCGGTGCGAATCCCACGGTCGGCAATGCGTTCGACAAACTGTATGGCCTCGGCACGACGCTCGTGTTCGGCGAGACCTCGGAGTTGACGGGCGGCGAGCAGATCGTCGCGGCGCGCTGCGCGAACGATCAGGTGCGCGAGCGCTTCCAGTTCATGTTCGATCGCTATCAGGACATGATCAACCGCTGGAAAACCGACGACCTTTCCGAGTCCCAGCCCACCAAAGGCAATATCGCGGGCGGCCTGACCACCATCGAAGAAAAGGCGCTCGGCAATATTCAGAAGATCGGCAAGAAGTGCCGCGTGGACGGCGTGCTCGACAAGGCCGAAGAACCGACGCATGCGGGCCTGTGGTTCATGGATTCCTCTTCGGCCGCGGCCGAAATGGTGACGCTGTGCGCGGCTTCCGGTTTCGCGGTGCACTTCTTCCCCACGGGCCAGGGCAACGTGATCGGCAACCCGATCGTGCCGGTCATCAAGATCTGCGCGAATCCGCGTACCGTGCGCACGATGAGCGAGCATGTGGACGTGGATGTTTCGGGTCTGTTGCAGCGCGAACAGAATCTCGATCAGGCCGGCGACAAGCTGCTCGAGTCCATGCTGGCCACCGCGAACGGGCGCTGGACCGCGGCGGAAACGCTGGGTCATCGCGAGTTCGTGCTCACGCGCCTGTTCGAGAGCGCCTGA
- a CDS encoding GntR family transcriptional regulator gives MSAVKNGVTQTSAASHAPVIGGTRYKEVKNGILAALSAKEWKGGEAIPSEKKLSERFGVSIGTLRKAIDELVADNILVRHQGLGTFVAQHQRDRYFFRFFRVVRQDGDKTYPTVTHMSFARAKASREVAAALGIEPGARVFSFVNRLALHGETVMIDSITVAEERFAGLTEAALRERPSTLYNFYQDAFHINVVGTEERLRVVTANETDAELLDVPQGTPLLEVRRIAYSYHQEPVELRISHVNTARYEYVGPSASHEEPI, from the coding sequence ATGAGCGCAGTGAAAAACGGCGTGACCCAGACGAGCGCGGCAAGCCACGCGCCGGTCATTGGGGGAACACGGTACAAGGAAGTGAAAAACGGCATCCTCGCCGCGTTGTCGGCGAAGGAATGGAAGGGCGGCGAGGCGATTCCTTCGGAGAAGAAGCTCTCCGAGCGCTTTGGCGTGTCGATCGGCACGTTGCGCAAGGCTATCGACGAACTCGTCGCGGACAACATCCTCGTGCGGCATCAAGGGCTCGGCACGTTCGTCGCCCAGCACCAGCGCGACCGCTATTTCTTCCGGTTTTTCCGCGTGGTGCGCCAGGACGGCGACAAGACCTACCCCACGGTCACGCATATGTCGTTCGCGCGGGCGAAGGCCTCGCGCGAAGTCGCGGCGGCGCTCGGCATCGAGCCCGGCGCGCGCGTGTTCTCGTTCGTCAACCGGCTGGCGTTGCACGGCGAGACGGTCATGATCGACAGCATCACGGTGGCGGAAGAACGCTTCGCGGGCCTCACCGAAGCCGCGTTGCGCGAGCGGCCCAGCACGCTCTACAACTTCTACCAGGACGCGTTTCACATCAACGTGGTCGGGACCGAGGAACGATTGCGCGTGGTCACGGCGAACGAGACCGACGCCGAGCTGCTCGACGTACCGCAAGGCACGCCGCTGCTCGAGGTCCGACGCATCGCGTATTCGTATCACCAGGAGCCCGTCGAGCTTCGCATCTCGCACGTGAATACGGCGCGCTACGAATACGTCGGACCTTCCGCGTCGCACGAGGAGCCCATCTAG
- a CDS encoding LrgB family protein, with the protein MGFLTCLMATFAVYAVNLRVYRRWRSVLTSPLILTPAVLIAGLYAARVPFDAYVHATRSLVWMMGPLTVALAVPIYQQREYIRRWWPALVVGTVVSGLVTMLVGVALARWFALPAAVAHSLIARSVSMPFAFVVTDELAGTRDLTTLFVVASGMAGIVIGDLLLVLMRLRTPHAHGATLGAVAQVAGVVRAHERGLPNGVMASLTMVFSGGFAVVFAPWVARLF; encoded by the coding sequence ATGGGCTTCCTGACGTGTTTGATGGCGACGTTTGCCGTGTATGCGGTGAATCTGCGCGTCTACCGGCGCTGGCGCAGCGTGCTCACCTCGCCGCTGATTCTCACGCCCGCCGTGCTGATCGCCGGGCTCTACGCGGCCCGCGTGCCCTTCGACGCGTATGTGCACGCCACGCGCTCGCTGGTCTGGATGATGGGGCCGCTGACGGTCGCCCTTGCCGTGCCGATCTATCAGCAGCGCGAGTACATCAGGCGATGGTGGCCCGCGCTGGTGGTCGGCACCGTAGTGTCCGGCCTCGTGACGATGCTGGTCGGCGTCGCGCTGGCGCGCTGGTTCGCCTTGCCGGCGGCGGTCGCGCACAGTCTCATCGCGCGCTCGGTGTCGATGCCGTTCGCCTTCGTGGTCACCGACGAGCTCGCGGGCACGCGCGACCTCACCACGCTCTTCGTGGTCGCGAGCGGCATGGCGGGCATCGTGATCGGCGACCTGCTCCTCGTACTGATGCGCCTGCGCACGCCACACGCTCACGGCGCCACGCTGGGCGCCGTCGCGCAGGTCGCGGGCGTCGTGCGCGCGCACGAACGGGGGCTGCCCAATGGCGTCATGGCGAGCCTGACGATGGTGTTCAGCGGCGGCTTCGCCGTGGTGTTTGCACCTTGGGTCGCGAGGTTGTTCTAG